A stretch of Paenibacillus peoriae DNA encodes these proteins:
- a CDS encoding methyltransferase domain-containing protein: MNKQKTNIDEMKPSYVYTYACHETERELCLLELKCLFGQPPVQDSILLSHRRLEPGTSPFIHLRLDVVTDAGTLEELCEAASMLQLEEGKTFKVLCLKEGDHEADYDERRGIERRIGARIHGQAQMKTPDITLGVIRIGQRWLLGRCQYSDRSWQERRQKPQNYSTGLPVLVARALVNLAATDLIATKGEPGSLKLLDPCCGMGNVMIEALSMGKDIRGCDINPLAVRGARVNLRHFGYEEDLVKLGDMNKLEGTYDAAILDMPYNLCSVLPADEQKKMLRSLRRLAARAVVVSTEPMETLLSESGWTLTEQCRIHKTGMSREIWICK, from the coding sequence ATGAATAAACAGAAAACGAATATCGATGAAATGAAACCAAGCTACGTGTATACCTATGCGTGTCATGAAACAGAGCGTGAGTTATGTCTTTTGGAATTAAAATGTTTGTTCGGTCAGCCGCCCGTGCAGGATTCCATCCTGTTGTCCCATCGACGGCTGGAACCGGGGACCAGCCCGTTTATTCATCTTCGGCTGGATGTAGTGACAGATGCGGGAACACTGGAAGAGCTATGCGAAGCAGCCTCTATGTTACAGCTTGAGGAAGGAAAGACTTTCAAGGTGTTGTGCCTTAAAGAAGGTGACCATGAGGCCGACTATGACGAGCGGCGCGGGATCGAACGCCGGATTGGCGCGCGTATTCATGGGCAGGCGCAAATGAAGACACCGGATATCACCCTTGGTGTTATTCGGATAGGACAACGGTGGCTACTGGGCAGGTGTCAGTATAGCGACAGATCGTGGCAGGAGCGTCGTCAGAAGCCGCAAAATTATTCTACTGGACTACCCGTTCTGGTAGCTAGGGCACTTGTGAATTTGGCAGCAACTGATCTAATAGCAACAAAGGGAGAACCAGGCTCATTGAAACTGCTAGACCCGTGTTGTGGTATGGGCAATGTAATGATTGAGGCATTGAGTATGGGAAAGGATATTCGCGGTTGTGATATCAATCCGTTGGCGGTGCGTGGGGCACGAGTGAATTTGCGTCATTTTGGATATGAAGAAGATCTAGTGAAACTCGGGGATATGAATAAGCTCGAAGGCACATACGATGCGGCCATATTGGATATGCCCTATAACCTGTGCTCCGTGCTCCCGGCTGATGAACAAAAGAAGATGCTGCGCAGTCTGAGACGCTTGGCCGCGCGGGCGGTGGTCGTGAGCACGGAGCCGATGGAAACATTGTTATCCGAGTCAGGTTGGACCCTTACGGAGCAATGTCGCATACATAAGACAGGTATGAGTCGGGAAATCTGGATCTGTAAGTAG
- a CDS encoding D-2-hydroxyacid dehydrogenase gives MGNILSLHQLTEEQKKQVRAAASGYELIIGKAQELESKQIREAEIILGWSKHIAEDALHPDSKLKWIQTWSAGIDKLPLTELEKRNILLTNTSGVHAIPITEQIFGMLLSHTRYLQQAALLQRQKTWQPPKGQLTELRGKTLLITGVGEIGRETARIAESFGMRVIGVRRSGKEAPHVEHMYTNEQLHDALGAADIVVNILPFTKETHHFFDEKAFAAMRKGAFFINVGRGGTVHTDALVRSLEQKHIAFAGLDVFEEEPLPASHPLWSLDHVLITPHIAGDTDRYAERAVDIFLTNLNAYAADQELPLNLVNYKTQY, from the coding sequence ATGGGAAACATTTTAAGCTTACATCAACTGACGGAAGAGCAAAAAAAACAAGTTCGTGCAGCGGCTTCGGGCTACGAGTTGATTATTGGCAAAGCTCAGGAATTAGAATCTAAACAAATCCGGGAAGCCGAGATTATTCTGGGCTGGTCCAAGCATATTGCCGAAGATGCATTACATCCAGACAGCAAGCTGAAGTGGATACAAACCTGGTCGGCTGGGATTGATAAGCTACCGCTTACCGAATTGGAGAAGCGTAACATTTTACTCACGAATACGAGTGGTGTGCATGCCATTCCAATTACAGAGCAGATCTTTGGAATGCTGCTATCGCATACACGTTATTTACAGCAAGCAGCTCTCTTGCAGCGTCAGAAAACATGGCAACCACCGAAAGGCCAACTGACGGAATTACGTGGCAAAACGCTGTTGATTACAGGCGTTGGCGAAATTGGCCGTGAAACAGCGCGGATTGCAGAATCCTTTGGCATGCGGGTAATCGGAGTCCGGCGTTCTGGTAAGGAAGCTCCGCATGTAGAGCATATGTATACTAACGAACAACTACACGATGCATTGGGAGCAGCGGATATCGTGGTAAATATATTGCCATTCACCAAGGAGACCCACCACTTCTTTGACGAAAAAGCATTTGCAGCTATGCGTAAGGGAGCCTTCTTCATTAATGTAGGTCGCGGTGGAACCGTTCATACGGATGCGCTTGTACGCTCTTTGGAGCAAAAGCATATTGCCTTTGCCGGACTGGATGTATTCGAGGAAGAACCACTACCTGCGTCACATCCACTATGGAGTCTGGACCATGTTTTGATCACACCGCATATTGCAGGCGATACGGACCGATACGCCGAACGAGCGGTAGATATTTTTCTTACTAATTTGAATGCCTATGCCGCTGATCAGGAACTGCCGTTGAATTTGGTTAACTATAAAACTCAGTATTAA
- the thpR gene encoding RNA 2',3'-cyclic phosphodiesterase, with the protein MKDESQRLFTAIALPNEHKKNLHHWVEQDLNDLSFRKWVDFRDYHVTLQFLGDVETSVIPKLEQVLVQAAAEHHPFTLGIGEAGFFGREEFPRVLWKGVTGQRESLEQLYQSILRATKPLGFKPEDRPYRPHITVARSYTGGQPVPASVWQPNDRSGGPWEVGEFVLYATRLGQKPMYQIIQTFPLMRRNP; encoded by the coding sequence ATGAAAGATGAATCGCAAAGACTTTTTACAGCTATTGCTCTCCCAAATGAGCACAAGAAGAACTTACATCATTGGGTGGAGCAGGATTTGAATGATCTTTCTTTTCGCAAATGGGTTGATTTCAGAGATTACCACGTGACACTTCAGTTTTTGGGTGATGTGGAGACCTCGGTTATCCCGAAACTTGAGCAGGTTTTAGTTCAAGCGGCAGCTGAGCATCACCCGTTCACACTTGGCATTGGAGAAGCAGGTTTTTTTGGCCGTGAAGAATTTCCACGTGTACTCTGGAAAGGAGTGACTGGACAGCGAGAGTCGCTAGAGCAGCTATATCAGTCTATACTTCGTGCTACCAAACCCCTTGGTTTTAAACCTGAGGACAGACCTTATCGGCCTCATATCACCGTAGCACGTTCGTACACAGGGGGACAGCCCGTTCCAGCTTCTGTGTGGCAGCCAAATGACCGAAGCGGCGGGCCTTGGGAAGTGGGAGAATTTGTTTTATATGCAACACGATTGGGTCAAAAACCAATGTACCAAATAATTCAAACATTCCCATTAATGAGGCGAAACCCTTGA
- a CDS encoding cell wall hydrolase: MEIIKEHRWFAPLLSVLLVCILGIGLYAEVQQTQNNHKNASMHSLSWSGNSAAPTYGDRMGTHKGSNRTSPIFVAAHGQPSWKEIMPTPLPASQMKQAEQARNNVATGKKKPEVQHSKSAILTPPTTIYFTKTKMLTQDDKALSTWSYTVSAKELLLLQKIVMAEAEGEPYEGKVAVANVVLNRLRSAPFPDTIQAVIYQKAQFSPVANGRLRRVQPNQDSIRAVTAALNGHKAVPDNTCFFLSLTLAQDLTVHHSRTKVKTIGHHTFYK, from the coding sequence ATGGAAATTATTAAAGAACATCGTTGGTTTGCACCTCTTTTGAGTGTGCTGCTTGTTTGTATATTGGGGATAGGCCTCTACGCTGAGGTTCAGCAAACACAGAATAATCATAAAAATGCATCCATGCATTCTCTGAGCTGGTCAGGGAACTCTGCAGCTCCTACATATGGCGACAGGATGGGGACCCATAAAGGGTCTAACAGGACAAGCCCCATCTTTGTTGCTGCTCATGGGCAGCCAAGCTGGAAAGAAATCATGCCGACTCCGTTACCCGCTTCCCAGATGAAGCAGGCGGAACAAGCTCGGAATAACGTTGCTACAGGCAAGAAAAAGCCTGAGGTCCAGCATAGCAAGTCCGCAATCCTAACCCCTCCTACAACCATCTACTTTACGAAGACAAAAATGCTCACGCAGGATGACAAGGCGTTGTCTACCTGGAGCTATACTGTCTCCGCTAAAGAACTGCTCCTGCTGCAAAAAATAGTGATGGCAGAAGCAGAAGGCGAACCGTACGAAGGCAAAGTGGCAGTTGCCAACGTTGTCTTAAACCGGCTGCGGTCAGCCCCATTTCCCGATACGATTCAGGCAGTGATTTATCAAAAAGCGCAATTTAGTCCGGTCGCGAACGGGCGTCTTCGTCGTGTTCAGCCCAACCAGGACAGCATTCGTGCGGTTACTGCTGCTTTGAACGGCCATAAAGCCGTGCCTGATAACACCTGTTTTTTCCTGTCGCTTACGTTGGCCCAGGACCTTACGGTTCATCATTCCCGTACCAAGGTGAAAACGATCGGTCATCATACCTTTTATAAATAA
- a CDS encoding metal-dependent hydrolase, which yields MKITYYGHSVVLVEAEGKRIIIDPFLTGNPKATVQAEDIQVDAVLLTHGHADHFGDAVEIAKRNDCPVIAVAELAEYCSSLGAKAHGMNLGGGHHFDGFHVKFTLAFHSSSLTVDGQTIYMGEPAGILLTMGGQTFFHAGDTGLFGDMRLIGETNSIDAAVLPIGDGYTMGPEDALLAAKWLRASRVIPVHYNTFPGIEQDGDGFCDRLHKEGIEGKALKPGESLEF from the coding sequence ATGAAAATCACATATTATGGACATTCAGTTGTACTGGTAGAGGCAGAGGGGAAACGGATTATTATTGATCCTTTTTTGACGGGAAATCCTAAAGCAACCGTACAGGCCGAGGATATTCAGGTGGATGCCGTGTTGTTGACACACGGTCATGCCGATCATTTTGGTGATGCTGTTGAAATTGCCAAGCGCAATGATTGTCCAGTAATCGCGGTCGCGGAACTGGCCGAATATTGTTCATCCTTGGGGGCCAAAGCTCACGGTATGAATCTGGGTGGGGGTCACCACTTTGACGGTTTCCATGTGAAATTCACACTTGCGTTTCACAGCTCATCTTTGACGGTGGACGGACAAACCATTTACATGGGAGAGCCTGCGGGGATTTTATTGACCATGGGAGGCCAAACCTTTTTCCATGCAGGGGATACTGGTCTGTTTGGCGACATGCGTCTCATTGGGGAGACTAACTCCATCGATGCTGCGGTATTGCCGATCGGAGATGGTTATACGATGGGACCGGAGGATGCATTGCTGGCAGCAAAATGGCTGCGTGCAAGCCGCGTAATACCGGTGCATTACAATACGTTCCCGGGTATTGAGCAGGACGGAGATGGCTTCTGTGATCGTCTGCACAAAGAAGGTATTGAAGGGAAAGCATTGAAGCCCGGCGAAAGTCTCGAATTTTAA
- the gltB gene encoding glutamate synthase large subunit, whose amino-acid sequence MRQTGLPPKQGLYDPQFEKDACGMGFVAHIKGKPSHDIVSQALTMLVNMEHRGGQGSEPNSGDGAGIMIQVPHLFFQEEAERLGFKLPKAGHYGVGMLFVSNDPKVREVHEQKLRDIIVDEGQNCLGFRDVPTYDEMLGKSAKAAKPGVRQVFIGRSSDLKEELDFERKLYVIRKRAELAIRYNQEDENGESFYIPSLSCRKVVYKGMLTTEQVGKFYLDLQDERVTSAIALVHSRFSTNTFPSWDRAHPYRFMIHNGEINTMRGNVNWMHARQAQFESEAFGGDIKKVKPVINPDGSDTAMFDNTLEFLYLSGRSLPHVAMMMVPEPWNKHETMDPKKRAFYEYHSTMMEPWDGPAAMAFTDGIQIGAILDRNGLRPARYYVTKDDLIALSSEAGVLDIDPENVLYKDRLRPGRMLLVDTQEGRIVSDEELKERIASEEPYQQWLDEHLVDLDELPEALEQPEPKHENVNQLQLAFGYTFEELRKILEPMALTGAEPIGSMGYDAPLAVLSDRPQRLYNYFKQMFAQVTNPPIDAIREEIVTSTATTIGPERNLLHPEPESCRQIRLDSPVLSNEEFAKIRHVHRPGFKSMTIPIFFEAKEGAEGLRKALEGLFEAADRVIDKGHNILILSDRGVDAENAAIPALLAVSSLHHHLIKQGTRTRVSILLESGEPRDVHHYAVLLGYGVSAVNPYLAFETLDVMIQQGLLRGISHEKAVKNYIKAATKGVVKILSKMGISTIQSYRGAQIFEAVGLKQDFVDRYFTWTPSRIGGIGLEEVTIEALVHHNRAFTDKDGNDKVLDSGGEYQWRNDGEEHLFNPQTVHLLQQSVRSGDYKLYKKYAKLVQGESEQYLTIRSMLQLKPAGEPVPLDEVESAASIMRRFKTGAMSFGSISQEAHEDMAIAMNRIGGKSNTGEGGENPARFIPDANGDSRRSSIKQVASGRFGVTSNYLVNADEIQIKMAQGAKPGEGGQLPGRKVYPWVAEVRGSTPGVGLISPPPHHDIYSIEDLAELIYDLKNANPRADINVKLVSEVGVGTIATGVAKGRADIILVSGYDGGTGASPQGSIRHAGMPWELGLAETHQTLMLNNLRDRVVLETDGKMLSGRDLVVAALLGAEEYGFSTAPLVALGCIMMRVCQMDTCPVGVATQNPELRKNYMGDPAHVVNFMRFIAEDVREIMAELGFRTIQEMIGRTDCLDTVNADSHWKKKGVDLSLLLHVPELEEGSVRYRVQRQNHGLEETLDMQQLVPMAAKALENGTPVEGTLPITNVNRAVGTILGSEVTRKYGAAGLPEDTIRFNFIGSAGQSFGAFIPKGITLSVEGDSNDYVGKGLSGGKVIVKKSHKATFKAEENIIIGNTALYGATSGEAYISGIAGERFAVRNSGARIVVEGVGDHGCEYMTGGRVAVLGGTGRNFGAGMSGGIAYVYDPEGTFLSRCNLEMVLLEGVEEPTEAAELRGLIQRHVTYTGSEAGQRILDDWQTAIQQFVRVIPKDYKRMVEQIQKEEATGLSGDEALLAAFEANMRELARAGG is encoded by the coding sequence ATGAGACAGACAGGTTTACCACCCAAACAGGGACTATATGATCCCCAATTCGAAAAAGACGCCTGCGGCATGGGCTTTGTTGCCCACATCAAGGGAAAACCATCGCACGATATTGTAAGTCAGGCTTTGACCATGCTCGTGAATATGGAGCATCGGGGCGGTCAGGGAAGTGAACCTAACTCCGGTGACGGAGCAGGGATTATGATTCAGGTCCCTCATCTGTTTTTTCAAGAGGAAGCGGAGCGATTGGGCTTCAAATTGCCAAAGGCCGGACATTATGGCGTGGGTATGCTTTTTGTATCCAATGATCCAAAAGTTCGTGAGGTGCATGAGCAGAAGCTAAGAGATATCATCGTGGACGAAGGTCAAAATTGTTTGGGTTTTCGCGATGTTCCAACTTATGACGAAATGCTGGGTAAATCGGCAAAAGCAGCTAAACCGGGTGTGCGTCAGGTATTCATCGGTCGCAGTAGCGATTTGAAGGAAGAGTTGGACTTCGAACGGAAACTGTATGTCATTCGCAAACGTGCAGAGCTTGCTATTCGCTATAACCAAGAGGATGAGAACGGTGAGTCGTTCTATATTCCAAGTTTGTCCTGTCGCAAGGTTGTATACAAAGGAATGCTGACAACCGAGCAGGTAGGTAAATTTTATCTGGATTTGCAGGATGAGCGGGTGACATCAGCGATCGCGCTGGTCCATTCCCGTTTTAGTACGAATACGTTCCCGAGCTGGGATCGTGCGCATCCTTATCGTTTTATGATTCACAACGGTGAAATTAATACGATGCGCGGCAATGTGAACTGGATGCATGCGCGTCAGGCGCAGTTTGAAAGCGAAGCGTTTGGCGGAGACATTAAGAAGGTAAAACCCGTCATTAACCCAGATGGCTCGGATACAGCCATGTTTGATAATACGCTGGAGTTTCTGTATCTGAGCGGACGATCCCTTCCTCATGTAGCCATGATGATGGTGCCGGAGCCTTGGAACAAGCATGAAACCATGGACCCGAAGAAGCGGGCATTTTATGAATATCACAGCACTATGATGGAGCCGTGGGACGGACCTGCTGCAATGGCGTTTACAGACGGTATCCAAATCGGGGCGATTCTCGACCGCAACGGTCTGCGTCCTGCACGTTACTATGTGACCAAGGACGATCTGATCGCACTGTCTTCAGAGGCGGGTGTATTGGATATTGATCCTGAAAATGTGCTCTATAAGGATCGTCTCCGTCCGGGTCGTATGCTGTTGGTTGATACCCAAGAAGGCCGTATCGTTTCTGACGAAGAGTTAAAGGAACGTATTGCTTCCGAGGAACCTTATCAGCAATGGCTGGATGAGCACTTGGTTGATTTGGATGAGCTGCCGGAAGCACTAGAACAGCCGGAGCCTAAACATGAAAATGTAAATCAGCTTCAGCTCGCTTTTGGATATACGTTTGAAGAACTGCGCAAAATTCTGGAGCCGATGGCACTTACAGGTGCAGAACCGATTGGCTCAATGGGATACGACGCACCATTGGCGGTGCTGTCTGATCGTCCGCAACGTTTGTACAATTACTTTAAACAAATGTTCGCCCAAGTCACAAACCCGCCGATTGACGCCATTCGTGAAGAGATTGTAACGTCAACCGCAACTACGATTGGACCAGAGCGCAATTTACTGCATCCAGAACCGGAAAGCTGTCGCCAGATTCGTTTGGATTCGCCGGTGCTATCGAATGAGGAGTTTGCCAAAATTCGCCACGTGCACCGTCCAGGCTTCAAATCGATGACGATCCCGATCTTCTTTGAAGCGAAGGAAGGTGCTGAGGGCTTACGCAAGGCGCTGGAAGGATTGTTTGAGGCGGCTGACCGTGTCATTGACAAAGGTCATAACATCCTGATTTTGTCCGACCGTGGAGTGGATGCGGAGAATGCAGCCATTCCGGCGTTGCTAGCTGTTTCCAGCCTGCATCACCATTTGATTAAACAGGGTACCCGCACACGTGTAAGTATTTTGCTGGAGTCCGGCGAGCCAAGGGATGTTCACCATTATGCGGTGCTGCTTGGCTACGGTGTGAGTGCGGTTAATCCGTATCTGGCTTTTGAAACGCTGGATGTCATGATTCAGCAGGGTTTGCTGCGCGGCATCTCGCACGAAAAGGCAGTTAAAAATTATATTAAAGCGGCAACGAAGGGTGTCGTTAAAATATTGTCCAAAATGGGTATTTCCACGATTCAGTCGTACCGTGGGGCGCAAATTTTTGAGGCCGTAGGTTTAAAACAGGATTTTGTTGACCGTTATTTCACCTGGACACCTTCCCGCATTGGCGGTATTGGTCTGGAGGAAGTGACTATCGAAGCGCTGGTTCATCATAATCGTGCTTTCACCGACAAGGACGGCAACGACAAAGTGCTGGATTCGGGCGGCGAATATCAATGGCGTAACGATGGGGAAGAGCATTTGTTTAACCCGCAAACGGTGCATTTGCTCCAGCAGTCGGTTCGCTCGGGAGACTACAAGCTTTACAAGAAATACGCCAAGCTGGTACAGGGTGAATCTGAACAGTATTTGACGATTCGCTCCATGCTTCAATTGAAGCCTGCTGGTGAGCCTGTGCCGCTGGATGAAGTGGAATCCGCTGCATCCATTATGCGTCGCTTCAAGACAGGAGCCATGTCCTTTGGCTCGATCAGTCAGGAAGCGCATGAAGATATGGCGATTGCGATGAATCGGATCGGTGGCAAGAGCAATACGGGTGAAGGTGGGGAGAACCCTGCACGTTTCATACCGGATGCCAATGGTGATTCTCGTCGCAGTTCGATTAAGCAGGTAGCATCGGGCCGATTCGGTGTAACATCGAATTACTTGGTGAATGCCGACGAAATTCAGATCAAAATGGCGCAAGGCGCGAAGCCGGGCGAAGGTGGACAACTGCCAGGACGTAAGGTGTACCCTTGGGTCGCTGAGGTCCGTGGCTCTACGCCAGGAGTAGGTTTGATTTCACCGCCGCCGCATCACGATATTTATTCTATCGAGGATTTGGCAGAGCTCATCTATGATCTCAAAAACGCCAATCCGCGTGCTGACATTAACGTGAAACTGGTGTCAGAGGTAGGCGTAGGTACGATTGCTACAGGGGTAGCTAAAGGCCGTGCTGACATTATTCTAGTCAGCGGTTACGACGGTGGTACAGGCGCTTCTCCGCAAGGCTCCATTCGTCATGCGGGTATGCCTTGGGAGCTGGGTCTGGCGGAGACGCATCAGACGCTGATGCTAAACAACCTGCGCGACCGCGTAGTATTGGAGACAGACGGCAAGATGCTGTCTGGCCGCGATTTGGTAGTAGCTGCCCTGTTGGGCGCGGAAGAATACGGCTTCTCTACAGCGCCGCTCGTGGCGTTGGGCTGTATTATGATGCGGGTATGCCAAATGGATACATGTCCGGTTGGTGTGGCTACGCAGAATCCGGAGCTGCGCAAAAATTATATGGGCGATCCTGCCCATGTGGTGAATTTTATGCGTTTTATTGCAGAAGATGTCCGTGAAATTATGGCGGAATTGGGCTTCCGTACGATTCAGGAAATGATTGGACGTACGGATTGCCTGGATACCGTGAACGCCGATTCGCACTGGAAGAAGAAGGGCGTAGACCTGAGCTTGCTGTTGCATGTTCCTGAGTTGGAAGAAGGTAGTGTACGTTACCGTGTACAACGCCAAAATCACGGTCTGGAAGAAACACTCGACATGCAGCAGCTCGTACCGATGGCTGCGAAAGCGTTGGAGAACGGAACGCCTGTTGAGGGTACCTTACCTATTACAAACGTGAATCGGGCGGTAGGGACGATTCTGGGCAGCGAGGTCACCCGTAAGTATGGAGCGGCGGGTCTGCCTGAGGATACGATTCGCTTTAACTTTATTGGATCGGCAGGTCAGAGCTTCGGAGCATTTATTCCGAAAGGCATCACGTTGAGCGTGGAAGGCGATAGCAATGACTATGTCGGTAAAGGGCTATCTGGCGGTAAGGTTATTGTGAAAAAGTCTCACAAAGCGACCTTTAAGGCAGAAGAGAACATTATTATCGGAAATACAGCCTTGTATGGAGCGACCAGCGGTGAAGCTTACATTAGCGGAATCGCAGGCGAGCGCTTTGCCGTTCGGAACTCCGGCGCACGTATTGTTGTTGAGGGCGTTGGAGATCATGGTTGCGAATATATGACAGGCGGACGTGTAGCTGTATTGGGTGGAACCGGACGGAATTTTGGAGCTGGAATGTCCGGAGGTATTGCATATGTCTATGACCCTGAGGGGACGTTCCTGAGCCGTTGTAATCTGGAAATGGTGTTGCTGGAAGGTGTGGAAGAACCTACAGAAGCAGCGGAGTTGCGTGGCTTGATTCAACGCCATGTCACTTACACGGGTAGTGAAGCGGGACAACGTATTTTGGATGATTGGCAGACTGCGATTCAGCAGTTTGTACGAGTGATTCCAAAGGATTACAAGCGTATGGTTGAACAGATCCAAAAAGAAGAGGCAACTGGTTTGAGCGGAGATGAAGCTCTATTGGCAGCATTTGAAGCCAATATGCGTGAATTAGCACGTGCCGGGGGCTAA
- a CDS encoding sensor histidine kinase — MKLRKSAEDKMIFLYRYVSLSLTSLVFLFESSRLIVWQKLLLIGFLFLSVTAFTWIYRKYRLHDMVLKCSIALETAGIILLLFPTGGINSPFKWYVITPMLVACAHLSMRYSWTLLLSYIGLVLTFCYIFFTPGQYFLWDLILQNINLFLVLIVTTMAMQVIGVMKDELKVAKEQANETMDHIKSIYHIMETTSHNEALNLGQVISDYTVKLTKQSRAFFWLDSQEEDAPASSQTGWTVEEEEQLFEELENYREEFREEREPFFRHLPEWGDFLMITVPMTTRFVATIGLKLGPDQSLTGRRWLVQQLIFLAELSAVFLERYELERIENQLIVTNEQNRIANEMHDNVSQSLFGIVYATHSLRQTWCHQPKEQVEEQIDLIQQSANQAVRELKGAIHSLSSKKSGGSTWLGTVKSHLHTLSKLNHVQIDFDIHGDHYSLPYLYQKALFRIISEAAGNAIRHGLAKRIDVKLKLTPQVIRLSIHDDGVGFETARMVAGGEAVSAGGGLGMMNMEYLAQSMGGEFDISSRIGEGTQIRLSIPVNAYE; from the coding sequence ATGAAGTTGAGGAAGTCAGCAGAAGACAAAATGATTTTTCTATACCGTTATGTATCACTATCTTTAACGTCACTTGTTTTTCTGTTCGAATCATCTAGATTAATCGTGTGGCAGAAGCTGTTACTGATTGGTTTTCTATTTTTATCCGTTACAGCATTTACTTGGATTTACCGTAAATACAGACTTCATGATATGGTATTGAAATGTAGCATTGCACTAGAAACAGCAGGGATCATTTTGTTGTTATTCCCGACCGGAGGGATAAATAGCCCGTTTAAATGGTATGTGATTACTCCCATGCTGGTAGCTTGTGCTCATCTATCTATGAGGTACAGCTGGACGCTCCTACTTTCTTATATCGGTTTGGTGCTTACATTTTGTTATATCTTTTTTACACCAGGTCAATATTTTTTGTGGGATCTTATATTGCAGAACATTAATTTGTTTCTGGTATTGATCGTAACCACGATGGCAATGCAGGTTATCGGCGTCATGAAGGACGAACTGAAGGTGGCTAAAGAACAAGCCAATGAGACGATGGATCATATCAAGTCGATTTACCACATCATGGAGACGACCAGCCATAATGAGGCATTAAATCTGGGTCAGGTCATCTCGGATTACACTGTCAAGCTTACCAAGCAGAGCCGTGCATTTTTCTGGCTGGATAGTCAGGAGGAGGATGCACCGGCAAGCAGCCAGACAGGCTGGACGGTGGAGGAGGAGGAGCAGCTATTCGAGGAACTGGAGAATTACCGGGAGGAGTTCAGGGAAGAACGCGAACCATTTTTCAGACATCTGCCAGAATGGGGCGACTTTCTCATGATCACCGTACCGATGACGACCCGCTTTGTAGCGACGATTGGCCTCAAGCTGGGACCGGATCAAAGTCTGACAGGAAGACGCTGGCTCGTGCAACAACTGATATTCTTGGCTGAGCTGAGTGCTGTGTTTTTGGAGCGCTATGAGCTGGAGCGTATTGAGAATCAATTGATTGTGACGAATGAGCAGAACCGGATTGCAAATGAAATGCATGACAATGTTTCTCAGAGCCTTTTTGGTATTGTGTACGCAACGCATTCTCTCCGGCAAACCTGGTGTCATCAGCCAAAGGAGCAGGTGGAGGAGCAAATTGATCTAATTCAGCAATCTGCCAACCAAGCGGTTAGAGAGCTGAAAGGGGCGATTCATAGTCTAAGCTCGAAAAAAAGTGGAGGCTCAACTTGGTTAGGGACGGTGAAAAGTCATCTGCATACACTATCCAAGCTGAATCATGTACAAATTGATTTTGACATTCATGGTGATCATTATTCACTTCCGTATTTGTACCAAAAGGCTTTGTTCCGCATCATTTCCGAAGCGGCGGGGAACGCAATCCGTCATGGATTGGCCAAGCGAATTGATGTGAAGTTAAAATTGACGCCCCAAGTGATTAGACTGTCTATTCATGACGACGGAGTAGGGTTTGAGACGGCGAGAATGGTAGCAGGAGGTGAGGCGGTCAGTGCAGGCGGGGGCCTGGGCATGATGAATATGGAATATTTAGCTCAATCGATGGGAGGCGAATTTGATATTTCAAGTCGAATCGGAGAAGGAACACAGATCCGATTGTCCATTCCGGTAAATGCTTATGAATGA
- a CDS encoding response regulator, protein MKIVIVDDHPLVRKGLAAVISMQPNVQFAGEAQNQQEALVVIEETDPDLVLLDLKLADESGLDIIKIARGRGFRSKFILLTSSATREDFLKAEEASVDGYVLKEALPEELIYAIHLVNKGRKYYDPAILENKLREDAGNLTDDLTPKEKEVLVELGQGACNREIASRLFISEFTVKKHVSQILAKLRLADRTQAALYANAIGLAKYEPTNMV, encoded by the coding sequence ATGAAAATTGTCATTGTCGATGATCATCCTTTAGTACGGAAAGGACTCGCTGCGGTTATATCCATGCAGCCCAATGTTCAGTTTGCGGGAGAGGCCCAGAATCAACAGGAAGCACTTGTGGTGATTGAGGAAACGGATCCGGATCTGGTGCTGCTGGATTTGAAACTAGCTGATGAATCAGGGCTGGATATTATCAAGATAGCGCGCGGACGTGGTTTCAGAAGTAAATTTATTTTGCTGACCTCTTCCGCAACACGTGAAGATTTTCTGAAAGCAGAGGAAGCTTCCGTGGACGGTTATGTGCTTAAGGAAGCGTTGCCTGAGGAACTAATTTACGCGATTCATCTTGTCAACAAAGGACGCAAATATTATGATCCGGCTATTCTCGAAAACAAGCTGCGTGAAGATGCGGGCAATCTGACGGACGACCTGACGCCAAAGGAAAAGGAAGTGCTGGTCGAGTTGGGACAAGGAGCTTGCAATCGTGAAATTGCATCCCGATTATTTATCAGTGAGTTTACAGTCAAAAAGCATGTCAGTCAGATCCTGGCCAAGCTGCGGCTGGCGGATCGCACGCAGGCAGCGTTGTATGCCAATGCCATTGGTCTGGCGAAGTACGAGCCAACAAACATGGTATGA